A genome region from Natranaeroarchaeum sulfidigenes includes the following:
- a CDS encoding universal stress protein has translation MYNTILYPVDGSEGASAAVSHVRTLAETYSATVHVLHVANSSYLGYESEDGPRGTIGRKDARSDSGMAGTKTESAGKKQARTAMAGTDPSELREAHRERCEKLVADTVAQFEGLDVESIVRVGKPHQVIVGYANNNDIDLVVMGTHGRTGVDRYLLGSVTEKVLRTSDAPVVTVRRDSADD, from the coding sequence ATGTACAACACAATCCTGTATCCAGTAGATGGGAGTGAAGGCGCGAGTGCCGCAGTTAGCCACGTCCGTACTCTGGCTGAAACCTACAGCGCGACGGTCCATGTGCTTCACGTCGCTAACTCCTCGTATCTCGGCTACGAGAGCGAGGACGGGCCGAGAGGAACGATCGGCCGCAAGGATGCCAGATCGGACTCGGGGATGGCCGGTACAAAGACGGAATCTGCGGGAAAAAAGCAGGCACGGACCGCAATGGCTGGCACCGATCCATCGGAGCTCCGTGAGGCCCACCGGGAGCGGTGTGAGAAGCTTGTTGCCGATACAGTAGCACAGTTTGAAGGGCTAGATGTCGAATCGATAGTGCGCGTCGGGAAGCCACATCAGGTGATCGTCGGGTACGCGAACAACAACGATATCGACCTTGTCGTCATGGGGACACACGGCCGAACGGGTGTCGATCGGTACCTGCTCGGTAGCGTGACAGAAAAAGTACTCCGAACGTCGGATGCTCCAGTCGTCACCGTCAGGCGGGACAGCGCAGACGACTGA